The Gemmatimonas sp. UBA7669 nucleotide sequence CTCCACGCGATTGTCGGGTGTCGGGTCGGGCAGGAACATGCGCTCCACATGCACGATGCGTGCACCCGGCTCGATTTCGAGGTATTCGCCGGTGAGATGAAAGCCGGCGCCGTGGTCATCGGCCCAGGCGAAGCGAATGCCACCACCCGGCCGCAGATCGGACACACATTCCGTCATGCGCCAGCCATCGGGCCCGGTGAGCCAGAGCGGCATGATGTCCGGGTCCGTGTGCGCACGGTACACCTGCGCGGGTGAGGCGTCGAAGTGACGCACCACTTCAACCTGCGTGTCGCCAATGAGGCGAAGGGACAACGGGGGCATGTGAGCTCCGGGGGTGGTGGGTAAGGGAGTGGGGAGTGATTGTGTTGCCGACGGCAGACCCTGCGCGCTGGCCGCCCGTGTGTCAGTTGCGCCGACGACGTGTTGGCTCAGGTGGCATGGCCGCCAGTACCGCGTCGAGTCGGGCGTAGTTGCCCTCGAGGGCGGCGCGCAGTTTGTCGAGCCAGCGATCGGCCGCGCGCAGGCCGTTGTCGGCCAGACGCACAGGTCGCGTGGCACCTTCAACGCGCCGCACCACCAGACCAGCCGTCTCGAGCACCTTGATGTGGCGGGAGATGGCCGGCTGCGACATGGCAAAGGGCTCGGCCAGTTCCATCACCGTGGCCTCACCGCGCGCCAAGCGGGTGAGGATGGCGCGACGCGTCGGGTCGGCGAGCGCAGCGAAGGTGGCATCGAGAACGTCGGGGGAGGCGATCATATAACACATATGTTATATAACTTACTCTTTATGTCAAGCGGCAATGTTTCCGTTTTCTTCACCGACACTCGTGACGGCCGCGAGATCGCCAACAGCTCACGCAGAGAAAACGAGGGCGCAGGGGGCGCAGAGAGGAATACAGGGTCACTCGTTTCTTGACTGCTGTTCAATCCGTGGTGTTTCCGCCCCATCCGCGAAATCCGCGTCAAGGCTGTTCCGCCACGACCGCGGTGCTCTGCGGGGTCTCCGCACTCCGTCCCTCAGCGTGAGCTGTTGACGATGTCGCCGTCGCCGCGAGGGCCGGTCGAGTGACTTGAGTCTCAGGGAACCCCGAACCGACGCACCGTCAGACTCACCTGCAGCGTATCCGGACGTTGCACGCCCGAAGGACGGATGCGGATCGGGCCACGTTCCACCGAACCCAGGTCAGCACTGGTTTCCGGTGCGATGTAGGCGCTCACTCGCACACAGACGCTGTCGAGCGGCGCGCCGCTGGTGCTGTACGGAGAAGTTGGCAGGACAAACCGTCCGTTGCGGTCGGTCCGCACCTCCTCGCCATGCAGCTGGGGCAGCACCGTGCTGGTTCCGCACTCGCGATCGAAATACACGGCGCGGATGAGGAGCCCAGACGCTGCCGAGTTGTCGGCGTACCGGGCCTGACCTGCAACCACATGCGAGATCGGTGGTGGCGACGAGCAGGCGCACAGCGTATCGGAAAACGAGCAGCTGGCGGCCAACGCGGGGAGGAGGAGCGGCATCAGACGGAGCGGGCGCATTGGCGGGCGGGGTGAGCGGGATGCATCTTGGCCTGCATGCGCGCACCGCCACTTGGCGCGGTGCGTCGAACACAGGGCAACGAACGAGGCGCGCGATGTTCAGGAGATGGGTGGGGGTCACGGCACTCGCTGCCATCAGTGTACCCGGCTTGATCGATTTCGGGTCACTTGAGGCGCAGACCGCCAGCTCGGCGCTGACGTTATGGAAGAGCGGTCAGACCGCGTTTGGCATGTTCGTGCCCAGTGAACGGGCGCCTGGCGCCACCGACGCCCAGGGCAACCGCCTGCCGCCACTCTACACCGAAGCCGGCGCGCGCACCCTCGGCAGCAATCCGCTGCTGGACTATCTCTTTCTCAATCTCGAGGGCCGCTACGACGTCGACGCCGTGCGGGCCATGGTCGCCGGGCTCAAGGCTGCGAACGCCACGCGACGGCCCACGCTGCTCGTGCGCATTCCCACCATCGAAGCCGCCGGCGCCGACAGCACGAAGGCGCGTGTGGCGCAGGTGCTCGCGCTCGGCGCGGACGGGGTCGTCATTCCGCACGTGCGCAGCGCCGACGAAGCACGACTGGCGGTGAGCTTCTTTGCCGCCGCGAAAGCTGATGTGTGGTCGCCGCGCAATCCGAACGGACGCATCGTCGCGATGCTCATGATTGAGGACAAGGGCGCCGTCGCGGTCATGCAGGACATTGCCGCCGTACCGGGATACAGTCTGCTGAGCTGCGGCATTGGCAGTCTGACACGCGACATGGGCGGCGATGGTCCGGGCGCGGAAGCCGCCTGCCAGCGCGTGCGCGACGCGGGCGAGGCGCGCGGCATGCCCAGCATGATGACGGCCACGGCCGCTACGCTGCAGGACCGGCTCACGCGCAAGTATCGTGGCATTCTGCTCTCCGGCAGTGTGGCGCAGGTGGAGCCCATCATTCGTGATGGCCTGCCGCGGGTGGGTCGCACGGTGCCGGCAGCGCCGTCTGGTGATGCGTCAACGTCCACTACGTCGCTGGCCTTTCTCGAGAACCTGCGCGCGCATTGCGGCAAGGCCTACGAGGGGCAGCTCGTCAATCCGCAGGCGGCGGACACCGCCATGCAGGGCAAGCGTCTCGTGATGCATGTGCGCGGCTGCGGCGACACCGTTCGGGTGCCGTTTCATGTGGGCGATGACCGGTCGCGCACCTGGGTGTTCACTCGAACCGCCAATGGCGGTGTGCAACTCAAGCACGATCATCGTCACGCCGACGGCAGCGAAGACCGCGTGACCCAATACGGTGGCATGGCGCGCCCGACCGGTACCGCGGCACGCATGGAATTTGCCGCCGATGCCCACACGGCCACTCTCATTCCGGCGGCCCGCAGCAATGTGTGGACCGTGGAAGTGAGCGCGACGCAGTTCAGCTATCAGTTGCGGCGCGAGGGCAGCGATCGCCGATTCCGCGTGGACTTCGACCTCACCAAACCGGTGACCCCGCCGCCTGCGCCCTGGGGCGCGACCTCTCCCACCCCGTAACGCGCCCGATCATGAGCCTTCACCTTCCCACACCGCTGGTGTCCACCGAGTGGCTGGCGGCGCATCTGCAGGAGCCGCTGCTGCGCATCGTGGATGCCAGCACCTATCTGGCTTCAGCCGGCCGCAATGCGCGCGCCGAGTACGCAGCGGCGCACATTCCGGGCAGCGTGTTTGCGGACATCGATGCGCTGAGTGACGAAGCGGCACCATTTCCCCACACGTTGCCGGCACCCGATGTACTCGCGGCGCGTTTTGCTGCGTTCGGCATTGGCAACGAGCACGCCGTGGTGGTTTACGACGGCTCCGGCCAGCATTTCAGCGCACCGCGCGTGTGGTGGATGCTGCGCAGCATGGGTCACACCCGCGTGGCCGTGCTCGACGGGGGCTTCCCCAAGTGGCAGCGCGAGGAGCGACCCGTCACCACCGAGGTGCCAACGCCGATGCCGGCCCAGTTCACGCCGCAGTTCGATGCCGCACGCTGGCGGGACCTGCATGCCATGCGCGCCAATCTCGCGTCGCACGCCGAGCAGGTGGTGGATGCGCGCAGCAGCGGACGATTCACCGCGTCTGAAGCCGAGCCGCGCGCCGGTGTGCGCGGCGGACACATTCCGGGCGCCCGCAATGTGCACTATGCCTCGCTGGTGACCGCCGACGGCACCCTGCGCGCACCCGATGCACTGCGCGAGATCTTCTCCACGCAGGGCGTGCAACTCGATGCGCCCATTGTCGCCAGCTGCGGCAGTGGCCTTACGGCCTGCGCGGTGCTGCTCGCGCTCGATGTCGCCGGTGCATCACACACGGCGCTGTACGACGGGAGCTGGACCGAGTGGGGCAGTCAGACCGATACGCCAGTGGAGACCGGGCCCGCGCAGTAAACGACGGTACTCAACGACTACGGCGTCGGTGGCTTTGCGGGCGCAGGTTCTGCCAGCACTGGGTCCGTCATCACCGTGGCGGACCGGATGTAGTCGAGAGCCGGAAACCAGCGTGCCAGGTAGGTGTTGCCCTGGCGCGCGATGCGCACGTAGTTGGGCTCTTCGCCGTACTCCATGTTGAGGCGCTCTACCACGTCCATGCCCTCTTCCACACGGCCGATGGGGGCAAACACCTTCTGCCCATCGAGCTTGCGACGGTTGTCCTCGAGGCTGATGAACAACTGCGTGCTACGGGAGTTGGGGCCGTTGGCGGCAAAGGCCACGGTGCCTTTCACATTGCCGGTGCGCATGGGGTCGTCGGCAATGGTGGCGTCGCGCCACTGGTCATGCACCGACGGGGTGCCATGCATGCCGAATTGCGCAATGAAGCCCGGCACCATGCGATAGAAGGCCACGTCGCGGAAGAATCCGTTGGACACCAACTCGAAGAAGCGATCGGCACCGCGTGGCGCGAGTGCACGATCCACCGCAATGACAAACGCGCCCTTGGTGGTTTCCATGCGCACGCGGTAGCGATCGGGCGCGCGCGGCAAGGTGGCCTGCGGTCCGGGAACGCTCGCGGTGGCTTCGACGCGGTCCGTCGAGGCGCCGTCGGTTGACGCAGTTTCACGCGGCCCGCAGGCCGCCGAAACGGTCAGGGCAGCGGTCAGGAGAGCAATGGGAGCACGGCGCATACCCACAATCTACGCCGGCGGCACGTATCAGATGGCGTGGTGCAGGCGCTGCATGACCCCATGCATGGTCTCGTGAGCGCCCATCTGCGCCTCGCTCGTCGTGTATCCCGCGCGCCGCCCGCCCACCCAGGTTTCTGCAAACGGCGCGGCCGCGCCACTGAATACCAGGGCGTCGAGCAGGTACGTGGCCGGCACGCCGCACAAGGCCGGCTGCTGCATATCGATCACCACAAAGTCGGCCCGTGCGCCCGGCACGAAGCCAATAGACGTGCAACCCGCCGCCACGGCGCCACCGTGCAGCACGCGACCGAACAGACGGGCTGCGGTCGACGGCTCCTGCGCAGCATCGGCGGCCACGTTGCGCCGCTGTTTGGCCAGCCGCTGCCCGTACTCCAGCAACTGCAACTCCTGCGGCCAGGCCCGCGTGACATGACTGTCGGTGCCGATGCTGAGGGGCGTGTTGGACCGCAGCCATCCTTCAAGGTCACACACGCCGTCGCCAAGGTTGGCTTCCGTGCCGGGACAGAGCACCACCCCAGCGCCGCTCGCGGCCACCGCGTCTACTTCCTCGGGCAGCGAGTGCGTGGCATGCACGATATGCCACCGTGCGTTGAGCCAGCCCGATGCGGCCAGCCACTCGAGAGGTCGCTTGCCCGTAGCCTCAACACACTGCGTCACCTCGGCCTGCTGCTCTGCCACGTGCACATGCAGTGGCGCCGCATCGTCGTGCACGGCCGAGGCCAGTTGCGCCATCGCGTCCGGTGTCGCCGCCCGCAGCGAGTGAATGGCCACACCCGCCGTCACCTGCGGCAATCGCCAGCCTCGCACCACATCGCGCAGCATGAGCACATCGTCCACCGACGTCGCAAAGCGCCGCTGGTCTTCACGCAGCGTGGCCGACGTGAACCCCGCACGCTGATACAGCACGGGCAGCAGCGTGAGCGTCATGCCCACCTCGGACGCCGCCGCGGCCAGTGCTTCCATCATGGCCGCCGGCTGTGCGTAGGGGCGGCCGTTCCGGTCGTGGTGCAGGTAGTGGAACTCGCAGGTGTGTGTGAAGCCACCGGCGAGCAGCTCGGCGTACAGATGGCGGGCCACCACCCGTACATCATCGGGCGTGAGCTGCAACGCCACCTGATACATGCGGTCGCGCCAGCTCCAGAAGTCGTCGTGCTGCGCGTGTCGACGCTCTGTGAGTCCGGCAAAGGCGCGCTGAAAGGCGTGACTGTGCGCGTTCACCACACCGGGCAGCAGCGCGCCTTGCAAACGCTGCGCATGCGCAGGACAGGAGGACTGCGCCTGAATACTCGTCCACGCACCGTGCTCGTTTGCGGTCAGCAGCACATCCTGCTGCCACCGCCCGTCTACAAACGCCCATGGCGCCCAGAAGGTCGGGGCATGGCCTATGGAGTTGCTCATGGAGTTGCTCATGGACTTGTTCATGACGCCGCGGCGGGTTCGGGCCGGAAGTGCCGCAGCGTGTGCACAAACGCCTCGAGTGCCGGACGAGCCTGTGCCGCCAGCACCTCACTCCAAGCGAACGGCGCGGCTTCCAACATGTACGTGCGACAGGCCATCTCCAGTTGCACCGCGTGCACACCATCTGCCGGACGTCCATAGTGCCGCGTGATGTAGCCGCCCTTGAAGCGGCCGTCCACCACCTGCGAGAACTGGGGAAAACGCAGCAGCGTATCGCCGAGTGCATCACGCAGCGTCGGCGCACAACTGCTGCCACTGGCAGTGCCGAGGCTGAAGTTGGGGAGGATGCCATCGAACAACCACGGCACTTCGCTCATGATGCTGTGCGCGTCGAAGAGCACCGCAAAACCATGCGTGGCACGCCGCGCATCGAGCACGGCGCGCAGGGTGTCGTGATAGGGCTGCCAGTAGCTGTCGATGCGCCGCTGGATTTCCGTCGCGTCAGGCGCCAGGCCGTCGCGGTAGAGGGGCTCACCGGAAAAGTGCCGTGTGGGGCAGAGTTCGGTGTTGTTCTGCCCGGGATACATGGGCGTATCCTGCGGCGGTCGGTTGAGATCAATGAGGTAGCGGCTCCATCGAGGCACCAGCAGCGTAGCACCCAGCGCATGCGCAAACCCGTAGAGGCGATCGAGGTGCCAATCGGTGTCTTCCACTTCGAGCGCGCGCGGTGTGTAGCGATGCTGCTGATCTACCGGAAGGGCGGTAGCCACGTGCGGCAGACTGATGACCAGCGGTGAGCCGCCCTCCAGTACATGTGGGCGGTTGGCATTGTGTCCGTTCGCAGCAGGTGTCACAGGGCAACCTCCTGCCCCGCGATGATCACCCGGCGGCAGGCGGTCCCCCCGATGCGATACGCCAAATCGCGAGGATGCGCGGCGTCGAAGAGCGCGACGTCGGCGCGCAATCCCGGCATCAGTCGTCCGCGATCATGCAGGCCCAGCGCCCGCGCCGCGTGCACCGTCACCCCGCGCCAGGCCTCTTCCGGTGTGAGGCGAAACAGCGTGCAGGCCATGTTGAGCATGAGCTGCAAGCTGAGGGTGGGTGACGTACCGGGATTGTGATCGGTGGCAATGGCCATCGGCACGCCGGCCTCCCGAAGCGCAGCAATCGGTGGCAACTGCGTTTCGCGCAGCATGTAGTACGCGCCCGGCAGCAACACAGCCACCGACCCACTGCGGCGCATGGCCTGTACGCCGTTTGCGCTCAAGTACTCGAGATGATCACAACTGAGCGCAGCAAACTCCGCGGCCATTTGTGTGCCGCCGCTGTCGCTCAGTTGTTCCGCGTGCAACTTGACCGGCAATCCGAGCTCACGCGCCACCGCAAAGACGCGCGCCACCTGCGCCGGCGAGAACGCAATGCGCTCGCAGAAGGCGTCCACGGCGTCCACCAGCCCCTCGGCATGCTGCGCCCGCAGCCATGCGATGGACTCGGTCACGTAGTCGTCCGCGCGACCGGCAAACTCCGGCGGCAACGCATGCAGGGCCAGCGACGTGGTGCGCACGGTAAGCGGCAAGGTCTCGGCGATACGCCGCGCCACCGTCAGACTGCGGCGCTCGTGCTCTGCACTCAAGCCATAGCCCGACTTGATCTCGAGGGTTGTCACCCCCTCGTGCAGCAAGGCGGTGGCGCGGGCCGTCGCCTGCTCGAGCAGCTGCGACTCCGTGGCGCTGCGCGTGGCGCGCACCGTGGACATGATGCCACCACCGGCGCGCGCGATGTCCTCGTAGCTGACCCCCTGCAGCCGCTGCTCGAACTCCGTTGCACGATCGCCACCATACACGAGGTGTGTGTGCGCGTCGATGAGTCCCGGAGTCAGCAGCGCCCCGCCTCCGTCGTACTCTTCGTCAACTGCCGCATGGGCCGGGAGCTCAGACTCGCGGCCTACCCACACAATGTTGGCACCTTCCGTGATCACGGCGCCCTGTGCGATCAGGCCGTAGGGCGCATCCGCACCTGCGCCGCCGCTGCTTGCGTCGGCAAAGGTGGCCAGGGCGACGCCGCGCCACAGTCTCCGCCGCGGCGTCACCGGCACCGTATCGGTCCCGTCCAGCGTCACGGTGCGACGGGCGAGGCCCACATCCACCACGCGCGCAGTGGTTCCGCGCTGCGAATGCACCACGCGTCATTCCGAGCGCCGTCACGCCACACCAACGTGCCTCGTGGCAAAGCCAGCACCTCGGCATCCATCTCGCTGCCAACCTGCAGACTGCAGGCGGCGTCCACGTACACACCACGCCACTGCGCCGAGGCGGTCCACGCCATGCCGGGGACCACGCGTTGCACACCATGCACGGGCAGACGCGCGTCCCACATGACGTTGAGATCGGTGGTGGGGCCGCGCAGCAACTGGCAGTCGGGCGCGTCGGCGCCGTCGAAGGTGACCCCCTCGTCGCCGCGCAGCAGGCGGCGTGTACGCGTGGGCCAGGTCAGCGCCACGCCCGCGCCATCGAGTACGGTGAACCAGCGGCGCACGCCGGGAAACTCGCTGAAGGGGCCATCGCGATCGATGCGCGCCACACTCACCCGAAGCTGCCAACCCTCGGGCTGCGGCCAAACCAGCAGCTCCTGTGTCGTGCCGCCGCCGTTGCGCCACGGCGTGGGTTCCACGTTCTCGCGCGACACCACATGCAGCAGCGATCGGGATGGGGCGCTGGCAGGCGTCATGGCGTGAACTCTCCCTGCAGCATGTAGCGGTCTCCGGGGTGTACCAATCGCACCAGCGTGATGGGGGCCGTGCGACTGAAGGTGCGACGCACCACCACCAGACAGGGCGCGTCGCCGGGAATTTCGAGCAGCCGCGCTTCGGTGCGTGAGGGACGCGTGGCTTCGATATGGTACGCCGCCCGCCACAGTTGCGTGTTTGCGAACAGCACCTGCGTGGGCGTGACCTGCGTGAAGTCGTGCTGCAGGTACGCCGGACATTCGGCCGGGTTCACCCAGCGATCCTCACACTGCAGCGGCACCCCGTTCTCCAGATGCACAATGCGCGTGTGATACACCGGCGCGCCAGGCTGCAGCGCAAGTTGCGCGGCAACGGCGGCACTCGCCTCTTCCTCGCGCGCGAGATGCACCAACGCCTCGTGTGAGTGACCACGCGCGAGAATCTCTTCGTGCACATCGGTGATGGTGAGCGTGCTGCTCACCGCATGCAGACTGCGGGCAAAGGTACCCACACCCTGCACACGCTCCACCAGCCCCTCCGCCTGCAGCTCCTTGAGCGCACGATTCACGGTCATGCGGCTGACGGCAAAGCGCGCCACCAATTCCGCTTCCGACGGCATGAGCGCACCGGGGGCCCAGCGGCCGCGGGCCAGCCCCTGCTTGAGAAACTGTTTGACGCGTCGATACGGCGCTGGCGTGGTGGTGGCCATGTCCTGATGCTACTTGCCGCGACTTGTCTAGACAAGTACGATTGCACGGACGCCCTTCACCCCCGGTCCCATGTCCAGCACCGCTTCGGAAGTCCCCGCCGGGACGAACCCCGCTTCGCTCTTGTCGAGCGCCTCGGGGCCGCGTCCCGTCCGCGCCCCACGCGGCACGGCCCTGCACTGCGCAAACTGGCTCATCGAAGCCGCCTACCGCATGCTGCAGAACAATCTCGACCCGGAGGTGGCCGAGAATCCCGACGCGCTGGTGGTGTACGGCGGGATCGGCAAGGCCGCCCGCAACTGGGCCTGCTTTGATGCGCTGCTCGAGAGCCTGCGCGCGCTCAAGCCCGACGAAACGCTGCTGGTGCAGAGCGGCAAACCGGTGGGCGTGTTCCGCACACACGAGAATGCACCACGCGTGCTCCTAGCCAACAGCAACCTCGTGCCACGCTGGGCCACCTGGGAGCACTTTCACGAGCTCGATCGCAAGGGACTCATGATGTACGGCCAGATGACGGCCGGCAGCTGGATCTACATCGGCAGTCAGGGCATCGTGCAGGGCACCTACGAGACCTTCGTGGAGGCGGGCCGGCAGCATTACGGCGGCTCGCTTTCGGGACGCTGGATTCTCACCGCCGGCCTGGGCGGCATGGGCGGCGCGCAGCCGCTGGCCGCGTCGTTTGCCGGCGCCAGCAGTCTCACCATTGAATGTCAGCAGAGCCGCATCGATTTCCGGCTGCGCAGTCGTTATGTCGATGAGCAGGCGCGTGACCTCGACGACGCGCTGGCCCGCATGGCTCGCTACACCGCCGAAGGCCGCGCCGTGAGCGTGGCGCTGCTCGGCAACGCGGCTGAGCTGCTGCCTGAATTGGTGCGCCGAGGGGTGCGTCCGGATCTCGTCACCGATCAGACCAGTGCACACGACCTCGTGCACGGCTACCTGCCGCTGGGCTGGAGTGTGGAGCAGTGGCAGGCAGCGCAGCAGGATGCGTCGCAGCACGCGGTGTTGCGTGATGCAGCCGCCACGAGCTGCGCCTCGCATGTGCGCGCCATGCTGGCTTTCCGCGAGGCGGGCGTGCCCACGGTGGACTATGGCAACAACATTCGCCAGGTGGCCTTCGACGCCGGCGTGCGCAACGCCTTCGACATTCCCGGCTTCGTGCCGGCCTATGTGCGGCCGCTCTTCTGCCGCGGCATCGGTCCCTTCCGCTGGGTGGCGCTCTCGGGCAACCCCGAGGACATCCGCAAGACCGATGCGAAGATGAAGGAGCTCTTCCCGGACAATGTGCATCTGCATCGCTGGCTGGACATGGCCGGCTCACGCATTGCGTATCAGGGTCTGCCGGCGCGCATCTGCTGGATTGGCCTCGGCGACCGACACCGTGCCGGGCTGGCGTTCAACGCCATGGTGCGGAGCGGCGAGCTCGAAGCGCCCATTGTCATCGGACGCGATCATCTCGACAGCGGTAGCGTGGCCAGCCCCAACCGCGAAACCGAGGCCATGCTGGACGGCAGTGATGCCGTGAGTGACTGGCCGCTGCTCAATGCCCTGCTCAACACGGCCAGCGGCGCGACGTGGGTGAGTCTGCATCATGGCGGCGGCGTGGGCATGGGCTACAGTCAGCACAGTGGGGTCGTCATCGTGTGCGACGGTACACCCGAGGCCGACGAGCGCATCGCGCGTGTGCTGTGGAACGATCCGGCCACCGGCGTCATGCGTCATGCCGATGCAGGCTACGACGCGGCGCGCGACTGGGCGCGCGCGCAGCAACTCAATCTTCCCATGGTGACGCACGCATGAGCCACACCTCGGCACGGCCCACGTTGCAGGTGCGCCCAGGCGCGCTCACGCTCGACGAGTTGCAGGCCTTGCACCGCGGCCAGGTGACCATGCGCATCGACCCGTCGGCGCAGGCGGGCATTGCCACCAGCGCCGCCGTCGTGCAGCAGGCCGCCGCAGGCGACGAAGCGGTGTACGGTGTCAACACGGGCTTTGGCAAACTCGCGTCCACACGCATTGCCGCTGACGATCTGGCGGCGCTGCAGCGCAATCTCATTCGCAGCCACAGCGTGGGTGTTGGCGTGCCCATGACAGCAGCCGTCGTGCGACTCATGCTGGCGCTCAAGGTGGCCAGTCTGGCGCGTGGACACAGCGGCGTACGGCCCGTGGTCATCGAACGCCTGGTCGCCGCCTACAACGCGGGGCTCGTGCCCTGCATTCCATCGCAGGGCAGCGTGGGCGCCAGTGGCGATCTCGCGCCACTCTCGCACCTCACGCTTGCACTCATGGGCGAGGGCGAGTGTCTCAACGCCACCGGCGCGCGCATTCCGGCAGCGGACGCGCTCGCGCAGCACGGTCTCACGCCACTCACACTGGAAGCCAAGGAGGGCCTCGCCCTCATCAACGGCACGCAGGCCAGCACGGCGCTGGCGCTGCATGCGCTCTTCACCTTCGAGCCCGTGCTCGAGTCGGCGCTCGTGGTGGGCGCGCTCACGGTGGATGCCGCGCGTGGCAGCGACGGCCCCTTCGACCCGCGCATTCATGCCTTGCGTGGGCAGCCCGGTCAGATCGATGTGGCGCAGTACTATCGCTGGCTGCTGGCCGGCAGCGCCATTCGCCAAAGCCATCTGCACGGTGATGATCGCGTGCAGGATCCGTACTGTCTGCGTTGTCAGCCGCAGGTGGTGGGCGCCTGTCTCGACCAGCTGCGCCATGCGGCGCTGGTGCTGCTGCGCGAAGCCAATGCCGTCACGGACAATCCGCTGGTGTTTGCCGACGGGGCACTCGTGTCCGGGGGCAACTTTCACGCGGAGCCCGTTGCGCTCGCGGCCGATGCCATGGCCGTGGCCATCGCCGAGGTGGGTGCCATTGCGGAACGCCGCATTGCCATGCTCATCGACCCGGTGGTGTCACGCCTGCCGGCCTTCCTCACACCCAACGCGGGGCTCAATAGTGGCTTCATGATTGCGCACGTGACGGCGGCCAGTCTGGCCAGCGAGAACAAGAGCCTCGCGCATCCCGCCAGCGTGGACAGCCTGCCCACCAGCGCCAATCAGGAAGATCACGTGAGCATGGCCACCTTTGCCGCTCGACGATTGGGGCCCATGATCGACAATGTGGCGGGCATCATCGGCATCGAGCTGCTGGCGGCGGCGCAGGGCATTGATTTCCTGCGCCCGCTGCAGAGCTCCGTGGCACTCGAGCGCGTGTATGCCACGCTGCGCGCCGAAG carries:
- the hutU gene encoding urocanate hydratase — encoded protein: MSSTASEVPAGTNPASLLSSASGPRPVRAPRGTALHCANWLIEAAYRMLQNNLDPEVAENPDALVVYGGIGKAARNWACFDALLESLRALKPDETLLVQSGKPVGVFRTHENAPRVLLANSNLVPRWATWEHFHELDRKGLMMYGQMTAGSWIYIGSQGIVQGTYETFVEAGRQHYGGSLSGRWILTAGLGGMGGAQPLAASFAGASSLTIECQQSRIDFRLRSRYVDEQARDLDDALARMARYTAEGRAVSVALLGNAAELLPELVRRGVRPDLVTDQTSAHDLVHGYLPLGWSVEQWQAAQQDASQHAVLRDAAATSCASHVRAMLAFREAGVPTVDYGNNIRQVAFDAGVRNAFDIPGFVPAYVRPLFCRGIGPFRWVALSGNPEDIRKTDAKMKELFPDNVHLHRWLDMAGSRIAYQGLPARICWIGLGDRHRAGLAFNAMVRSGELEAPIVIGRDHLDSGSVASPNRETEAMLDGSDAVSDWPLLNALLNTASGATWVSLHHGGGVGMGYSQHSGVVIVCDGTPEADERIARVLWNDPATGVMRHADAGYDAARDWARAQQLNLPMVTHA
- the hutC gene encoding histidine utilization repressor, with translation MATTTPAPYRRVKQFLKQGLARGRWAPGALMPSEAELVARFAVSRMTVNRALKELQAEGLVERVQGVGTFARSLHAVSSTLTITDVHEEILARGHSHEALVHLAREEEASAAVAAQLALQPGAPVYHTRIVHLENGVPLQCEDRWVNPAECPAYLQHDFTQVTPTQVLFANTQLWRAAYHIEATRPSRTEARLLEIPGDAPCLVVVRRTFSRTAPITLVRLVHPGDRYMLQGEFTP
- the hutH gene encoding histidine ammonia-lyase; translation: MSHTSARPTLQVRPGALTLDELQALHRGQVTMRIDPSAQAGIATSAAVVQQAAAGDEAVYGVNTGFGKLASTRIAADDLAALQRNLIRSHSVGVGVPMTAAVVRLMLALKVASLARGHSGVRPVVIERLVAAYNAGLVPCIPSQGSVGASGDLAPLSHLTLALMGEGECLNATGARIPAADALAQHGLTPLTLEAKEGLALINGTQASTALALHALFTFEPVLESALVVGALTVDAARGSDGPFDPRIHALRGQPGQIDVAQYYRWLLAGSAIRQSHLHGDDRVQDPYCLRCQPQVVGACLDQLRHAALVLLREANAVTDNPLVFADGALVSGGNFHAEPVALAADAMAVAIAEVGAIAERRIAMLIDPVVSRLPAFLTPNAGLNSGFMIAHVTAASLASENKSLAHPASVDSLPTSANQEDHVSMATFAARRLGPMIDNVAGIIGIELLAAAQGIDFLRPLQSSVALERVYATLRAEVPFVAEDRYLAPDIERAMALVRRGLLADVRGDLPGVPELWVAT